The Engystomops pustulosus chromosome 2, aEngPut4.maternal, whole genome shotgun sequence genomic interval ATCAGTGCTGGTGCTGATTGTTTTGCAGATCAcatttgatcagggtgcgatcagggtttggtcagtgaaaaactgacattttgcatcagagttcaatcagtttgcaGTCagggtttgttcagtgtctcagtttttcacgcacgtctTCAAAGCATTTTCaacgcaatttcaatgcgtttttcacacgcaaaTAACGCTCGTGCAAAGGACTCCGGACTGAGGTCtattttttctatggcaattgatgcgtgaaaaatgcattgcacttgcatgtctctcagagtgcaatgccttttgatgcgtctccatagacttgtatggtgtgtttttcacgctTGAAAGTAGCTTGAAAGTAGCGGATGCTGAGATTAAAAcgtgcgtaaaaaaaaaacgtgtgtgtgtgtatgttaaaaatatgcaagtctgaaaaagcccattgattacaaaagcacgcgcagaacaaaTGTGTGAAAAGGGGCCTTATTCTTGGCAGTAAATCATGTAAAGAGAAATAACACCTAAATGTCTGAATCAccgctttttcaccattttgcctccaataaaatTTGGGAAAAAAAGTGAACAAATGGTCAtttagttttcaaaatggtatcaatgaaagcatcCTCCCATGCAGCAAACATGGACTCcttacacagctcagtacactgaagtatgaacaaGCTAGGGGTGTCAGACATAaattaaactatataaattaggtatcactgcatttGTATTGATAAAAACAATAAAGAGGAGTCTATATCTCTATCGTatgagcttcccagtacatgccacaaaatattaaatggtaccactagaaaatacaatttgttttGCAGGTAAAAATCCCTTATCAAAGAATGGTTGGCTCCAGCACTCGTAGGGATGAGTTTAAAATTGCATTTTCTTTATTAAATCCATGTCATGAAAATTTCAAAAATAACACACAAGCCATAAAAAACGTGAGCTAAAATGCTCCCTGCTAAAAAAGGGTTTAGAACATGACTATCCGATCCCCCCTAAACCCTTTTTTTAGCAGGGAGAATTTTTAGCTCACATTTTTTATGGCTTGTGTGTTATTTTTGAAATTTGCATGACATGGATTTAATAAAGAAAATGCAATTTTAAACTCATCCCTACGAGTGCTGGATCCAACCATCCTTTGATTATACTATATACCTGAGACGGCACAGGACCCTACTACAACCGAAGATCCGAGCACCGTTCACATTAAAGTTGTGGATACCGCACAAAAAGAGGTGACCTATGTGCAAGCAAAAGGTGAGCTGGATATTTACTTACAATCTATTATTTCTTAAAAATCCCTTATATAGCTGTTTAAATTAAACAGtcaaaaagttatggcttgtgaAAGGAAAgaagtgaaaaacaaaaatgcataacaatttttttaaaacatggtattaaaagggttaataaaagtattctctagagcagtggtggcgaacctatggcactggtgccagaggcggcactctgagccctctctgtgggcacccaggccatcaccccagaatgaagttcaccagacagaactcaaagaatctgcctgcagaaccttcctacaatgacagatgaatttgccctccttctttcaactgggttggtatctttagaaggctgaaggattgaaagttgtcaatgaacaaggagaaatacattactgcttaaagtgctgcgctggcactttgcaataaataagtggcttttggttgaagtttaggcactcaggctctaaaaggttcgccatcactgctctagaggaataCAGCCacatataaaaacacaattttgaaACTGCTGAACAAGTTATTGTGTGGCTTTTAGATAAGCTGATAGCTTCCCTTCAATTTCATATTCAggtagtataataataataacaataataataataatatagtgttatgaaaatatttatttctgtacctGGTATTGGTACTGTAATTCAACCCATTAAGTTAACAATGTATTAACTTAACAGTCTTTAAAATCTTAGTTAAAAAAACAGAATTAATTTAGAATGTAGAATCCATGGTACCTTTTACTAGTCATGCACTATGATACCAGGTCATGTGATTCGGAAAAAGCAGAGGGTGGAACGGCACCGTGTGAAAAAAATTggagggtgcaggtcttcgtcggGGTCCGACAACCCCGTAAGTCGTAGCCGAAAAACAacaagtgaagcagcactccgaatGATAAAGTGAAGAAgtgttttattccaccatggataaggatgcaacgtttcgtcttgctctatgaagacattatcaagcatgcttgataatgtcttcatagagcaagacgaaacgttgcatccttatccatggtggaataaaacacTTCTTCACTTTATCattcggagtgctgcttcacttgtTGTTTTTCGGCTAGGTCATGTGATTCTGTAGCCCAATCAAAGCTAATttcaagggaacatgtcaccagattttcactaataaacctaatgacagatGTCTCCGGCATCTCCATTATCTTCGACATAGAAGAACATGACATCAGCCGAAGGGATGGGGAGTGAGGGAGACATGGGCTGAATCACACAGTGACTTGCATGAATAACACACACCCTTTGTGACTTGCTGCTCCTTCTGGTAGTGTGCTAGGTAGGCTTACACAGTTCATTTTCTAGGGATAGAAAGAATACATTTTTTGGTTCAAAACAGTGTGGATAATAGTTAGaatagtgctatgggaacctgtcatgtttgttctgctgacaggttcccttcaatgcTGATGTCCTATCATGCAGTGGTGACTAGCTGACACAATCACGCAAGGTGGTATCAGATTGCACACAGTTGAAGAACATTTGTTCAATCCTCTTAAGAATATCACATTGAGTGCTCATttgtgtaaaaaatgtaattagtTTTAAATAAATAAGTGTAAAAAAGGTTTGTAAAGGTTTATCCACTAACATACATGTCTGGTCATTGTAGGTCTAGCTGCGGGAACATTAAGTATTCGTAAAAATGGGGGTCTTTGCGTCCACAGCTAATAACAGTTAATAGCTCTGCTATTTACACCAGTTCCATAAGTGACCACACATTTGAACTGGGACCAACAGATTTCAGACTTTCCCCTATCCTGCAGGGAGAAATGGTTAGAAAATTCCTTTAATGCTGATTTTTGACAAACCTAATGACAATCAATATTGCTTAAATAAGACCCCAGCCTTTATGTATAAGGTTCCTGAACGTTTTACAAATGAGCCATGGAGAACTTGAAATGTGGAGTTCCTTGCATTACTTAAAATCACTACAGCTAGAATTtacttgcattaaaaaaaaaattctacattacCCAAGTTTATTCATAACCTAAAAATTCTGATTTCAGCTCTACTTAGCACAATCTCCCAGTGTCCTCTTCATAATTGTCATAGCGGTCCATTAAGTTAACGCCGTAGTGACTTCATTAGAAGGTAATGGTCATTTAAGctatcctttttttcttttgaaatgCTATACCACTACTTTGTTAGGGAAACAAATGTAATGCTGATCCAGCAATAATTGGGGTACGTTCAAAGTGGGATCGGATTTGTCATTAACCTGGTAGCTGCAGATTCATAAAAATACCAGCCTCTAATGAAGTCAGTAAAATACAAATACTGGCCAAACAGTAAAAATACTGACCGGAACAGTAGCCATACTAGTAAAAAACTGGCCATAAAATAACCCGAAATATTTTACTAAAATTTTTAGATGAAGTCACAGTTAAATTTGCAGATCCGTAGGAACACGTCGACTACTTGCATTACTTGCAAGTGACATCCTTCGATTTGGGGAGAAAGTTATAGGTCCTTCACATTCTTTGTACTGCTTGCGTTCTGGACTCTGCTCACCTAGAGTATCTGGTGTGCCTGGCCGGCTGTTTCCCTTCAGATCAGACCTTGAGTGTGCCCAAGATCTACTAGCATTAAAACTGTAACGTCCTCTGCTACTGCATATTGAATCCTGCATGAATGTACTTCTCTCACCCGCTCTAGAACAGTACCAGGGAGCACTGATCTTTCTACTTTTCCGGATTGCATTGCTGGCTATAGAACCCACAAAATTAGTTTTGGAGCAATCCTCATTGTCTTCAGAGGGCATCTCGGTCATTGTTCCCATCGGTATACTTGTTGCACTTTCAGCGCTTGAATGAGCGCTCCTTATGAAACCAGTTTTACGCTGTGGATATTTTTTTGTCTGCTTATTGTCCATAACAAAGGCTTTATTTATCTTTTCATTATTGTTAGAACTGCTGTTGTGGAAATGACTTTCTGCTGTATTTGCAGAGGTCACCTCATTGGCAGATTTTGTTTCCTGCTCATCAATAATACACATATTACTGTTACCTGGGTGCAAATCTACAATGGGATGAAATCCACAAGGAGGATTTAAAATTGGATACACAGTTGGGTCATTGTGTTTCTCCATTAACAATGTGTAGTTGCTGGGTGCTGAAGGAAGGGTCTTATGTGGACTAGCAGAAGTACCAATACATGTATGAGTAGGTATGGAATGTTTCTTATGCTTATTCATATAAAAGTCATTAAATTCATCTTTCATTTTATATCTCACTAAACATCCTTTCCTGATCTTTTTAATTCCGAGATGTGCTATTTCC includes:
- the GJA9 gene encoding gap junction alpha-9 protein, whose translation is MGDWNFLGVILEEVHIHSTIVGKIWLTILFVFRMLVLGVAAEEVWNDEQSQFVCNTDQPGCKNVCYDQAFPISLIRYWVLQVIFVSSPSLVYMGHAIYRLRALEKERHRKKAQLKGELEGVEYELTEDRKRLERELRQLEQRKLNKAPLRGSLLCTYIIHIFTRSGVEVGFMIGQHLLYGVQLNPLYKCQRDPCPNMVDCFISRPTEKTVFMLFMQCIAGVSLFLNILEIAHLGIKKIRKGCLVRYKMKDEFNDFYMNKHKKHSIPTHTCIGTSASPHKTLPSAPSNYTLLMEKHNDPTVYPILNPPCGFHPIVDLHPGNSNMCIIDEQETKSANEVTSANTAESHFHNSSSNNNEKINKAFVMDNKQTKKYPQRKTGFIRSAHSSAESATSIPMGTMTEMPSEDNEDCSKTNFVGSIASNAIRKSRKISAPWYCSRAGERSTFMQDSICSSRGRYSFNASRSWAHSRSDLKGNSRPGTPDTLGEQSPERKQYKECEGPITFSPNRRMSLASNASSRRVPTDLQI